A single Thermosynechococcus vestitus BP-1 DNA region contains:
- a CDS encoding Crp/Fnr family transcriptional regulator has product MQQRRSSPAPELSLQNTPFFRDLPQAVVEKALAHVVTRQHPANRVILLENDWGTSVYFILSGWVKIRTYNMDGKEVTLNILGPGELFGEMAPLEEVPRSTDVITLTPAVVANMPATDFVNLVNTEPQAGIRLAKLMARRLRQVNRRLRLRESDSTSRVADILLFLADGQGRQGADGLEIPNLPHRELSSLSGMARETVTRVLGKLERKGIIRRTQDCLCITNLRALENLLL; this is encoded by the coding sequence ATGCAACAACGGCGTAGTTCTCCTGCACCTGAATTATCGTTGCAAAATACGCCCTTTTTTCGGGATTTACCGCAGGCAGTGGTAGAGAAAGCCCTGGCCCATGTGGTGACACGTCAGCATCCTGCCAACCGAGTGATCCTGCTGGAGAATGACTGGGGCACATCGGTTTACTTTATTCTCAGTGGCTGGGTCAAAATTCGCACCTACAACATGGATGGCAAAGAGGTCACCCTGAATATCCTTGGCCCTGGGGAACTCTTTGGCGAAATGGCCCCCCTAGAGGAAGTGCCCCGTTCAACGGATGTGATTACCCTAACACCAGCCGTTGTCGCCAACATGCCCGCGACGGATTTTGTCAATCTCGTCAATACTGAACCCCAGGCAGGAATACGCCTCGCCAAGTTAATGGCACGACGGCTACGGCAAGTGAATCGGCGGCTGCGGCTGCGGGAATCCGATAGTACGTCACGGGTGGCGGATATTCTGCTGTTTTTGGCAGATGGTCAAGGGCGACAGGGAGCCGATGGCTTAGAAATTCCCAATCTGCCCCACCGTGAATTAAGTAGTCTCAGTGGCATGGCGCGGGAAACGGTGACACGGGTGCTGGGGAAACTGGAGCGCAAGGGGATTATTCGCCGCACTCAAGACTGCTTGTGCATTACTAATTTGCGGGCCCTAGAAAACTTACTCCTTTAG
- a CDS encoding CO2 hydration protein, with protein MTLTTATPSSLHQELRTTILERLLHGQALLPDTPTHVMEVVGILKSYGVVLKAYAENLCDISERQFLVLFPFFKYFNGEITIPKLLRHWWHDRMNYEYAEYCMRAMMWHGGGGLDAFLDSAEFRQLAGKAIAAKLWGNPLMQLLNRLFPEFLLETVRMLCYYSGLGQFWSVMYPIFLTLSDRYDGGDIRSIPDVVDHIRAGLIAAADRPITYSVTIRGQTYAILPASAGLTFLPDTAIPYVEAVFLRGTPFFGLVSFNAQAQQISRDQAEFRYGALFADPIPTGAAGIPPTLLMQDMRHYLPPYLLEFYRRQGRGEDDLRVKICQTFQKSMFCVTTAAITALAPYPWTTTDPQEQAANRAFYETWLDRLETSRLWNVQLS; from the coding sequence ATGACCCTGACTACCGCTACCCCAAGCTCCCTACATCAAGAACTGCGTACCACCATCCTAGAGCGGTTGCTCCACGGTCAAGCCCTGTTACCGGACACGCCAACCCATGTGATGGAAGTGGTGGGTATCCTCAAAAGCTATGGGGTCGTGCTCAAGGCCTATGCAGAAAATCTTTGCGACATTAGTGAGCGGCAGTTTCTTGTTCTTTTTCCCTTTTTCAAGTACTTCAACGGCGAGATTACCATTCCCAAGCTGCTGCGCCACTGGTGGCACGATCGCATGAACTATGAATATGCTGAATACTGTATGCGTGCCATGATGTGGCATGGGGGTGGCGGTCTTGATGCCTTCCTAGATTCAGCAGAATTTCGCCAATTGGCCGGCAAGGCGATCGCTGCCAAACTGTGGGGCAACCCCTTGATGCAACTGCTAAACCGGCTTTTTCCGGAGTTTTTGCTGGAAACAGTGCGGATGCTCTGCTACTACAGTGGCTTGGGGCAGTTTTGGTCGGTAATGTATCCCATCTTTTTGACGTTGAGCGATCGCTACGATGGGGGTGATATCCGCAGCATTCCCGATGTCGTAGATCACATTCGTGCGGGTTTGATTGCCGCCGCCGATCGCCCCATTACCTACAGCGTCACCATCCGCGGCCAAACCTACGCAATTCTCCCCGCCAGTGCTGGCCTCACCTTCTTGCCAGACACGGCAATTCCCTATGTCGAAGCAGTCTTCCTGCGGGGCACCCCCTTCTTTGGCTTGGTTTCCTTCAATGCCCAAGCCCAACAAATTTCCCGCGATCAAGCGGAGTTTCGCTATGGTGCCCTCTTCGCCGATCCCATTCCCACGGGCGCAGCTGGTATTCCCCCGACACTGCTCATGCAGGATATGCGCCACTATCTCCCCCCCTATCTTTTGGAGTTCTATCGTCGCCAAGGCCGAGGTGAAGACGATCTGCGAGTAAAAATTTGCCAGACCTTCCAAAAATCAATGTTTTGCGTCACTACGGCGGCAATCACTGCCCTGGCTCCCTATCCTTGGACAACCACAGACCCCCAAGAGCAGGCGGCCAATCGTGCCTTTTACGAAACATGGCTTGACCGCTTAGAAACCTCTCGCCTCTGGAATGTTCAACTTAGCTAG
- a CDS encoding D-glycero-alpha-D-manno-heptose-1,7-bisphosphate 7-phosphatase — protein MPRPAVFLDRDGVLNQEVGYIHRLEDLQLIPGVAQAVRRLNDAGWFCCLASNQSGPARDYYSIDHVHALHHRLQELLAASAGAVLDAVYFCPDLSRPEGGVVADYAGWTTWRKPNTGMLVAAAWDHDLDLSRSVMVGDKATDIDLARNAGCYGILVQTGFGDRVLEGSYQHASQPDYIAEDLAAAVEWICTHLAPR, from the coding sequence ATGCCTAGACCGGCTGTCTTTCTTGATCGCGATGGTGTGCTGAACCAAGAGGTGGGCTATATTCACCGCCTTGAGGACTTGCAGTTAATTCCCGGTGTTGCCCAGGCAGTACGGCGGCTCAATGATGCGGGGTGGTTTTGCTGCTTAGCTTCTAATCAGTCGGGTCCGGCGCGGGATTATTACAGCATCGATCACGTCCATGCTCTGCACCACAGACTTCAGGAGTTGCTAGCCGCAAGTGCCGGTGCGGTGTTAGATGCGGTTTATTTTTGTCCTGATCTCAGCCGTCCCGAAGGGGGAGTAGTTGCCGACTATGCGGGCTGGACAACCTGGCGCAAACCCAATACGGGAATGCTGGTGGCGGCGGCTTGGGATCATGATTTAGATCTCAGCCGCAGTGTGATGGTGGGCGACAAAGCCACTGATATTGATCTGGCGCGGAATGCCGGCTGCTATGGCATTTTGGTACAAACAGGGTTTGGCGATCGCGTCCTTGAGGGCAGTTATCAGCACGCCAGTCAACCCGATTACATTGCAGAGGACTTAGCCGCTGCCGTAGAGTGGATTTGTACTCACCTTGCTCCCCGTTAG
- a CDS encoding YadA family autotransporter adhesin, with protein sequence MAAGANDGVAIGKNALANQPNSVAIGANSVTTAPNAVSVGNVGAERKIVNVAPGLIAPTSTDAINGSQLSALINQLFATGICSITGATVTCGNIALGSAATPTGANSIAIGNNSIANAPNAIAFGPGAQAIHPNSVAIGAGSVTTAPNTVSVGAPGAERRITNVATPINPTDAVNKAYVDGIGAAALGAANAYTDSQINQLRGEAFAGIASVSALLPVVPARSGQATFNVGFATYGGYSAAGIAMAYQIGAVVINGGASFSSAGYPLGRIGIGIRF encoded by the coding sequence GTGGCTGCCGGTGCTAATGATGGCGTAGCTATTGGCAAAAATGCTTTGGCCAACCAACCCAACAGTGTGGCTATTGGGGCGAATTCTGTGACAACAGCGCCAAATGCCGTATCTGTTGGTAACGTTGGTGCTGAACGCAAAATTGTCAATGTTGCTCCCGGACTCATTGCACCAACCAGTACAGATGCCATTAATGGAAGTCAGCTCTCCGCTCTCATCAACCAACTATTTGCCACAGGGATTTGTTCGATCACTGGCGCAACAGTCACCTGTGGCAATATTGCCCTAGGAAGTGCTGCAACTCCCACAGGTGCTAACAGCATTGCTATTGGTAACAACTCAATTGCAAATGCTCCCAATGCCATTGCTTTTGGACCAGGAGCACAGGCAATCCATCCCAACAGTGTGGCTATTGGGGCGGGTTCTGTGACAACGGCTCCCAACACCGTTTCTGTGGGCGCTCCAGGCGCAGAACGTCGTATTACCAATGTCGCTACCCCAATCAACCCGACGGATGCTGTGAATAAAGCCTATGTTGATGGTATAGGCGCGGCGGCATTAGGAGCAGCCAATGCCTACACCGACTCTCAAATCAATCAGTTACGGGGAGAGGCCTTTGCAGGTATCGCCTCAGTTTCAGCGTTACTGCCAGTTGTGCCCGCACGTTCTGGCCAAGCTACATTTAATGTGGGATTTGCAACCTACGGCGGATATAGTGCGGCAGGGATAGCAATGGCCTACCAAATAGGAGCTGTAGTTATTAATGGAGGGGCGAGTTTTTCTAGTGCAGGTTATCCCCTTGGGCGCATTGGTATCGGCATCCGTTTCTAG
- a CDS encoding glycosyltransferase family 4 protein gives MLYHLIAFLAAIAVVLLVTPIVNDLGHKAGFVDQPNERKIHTRPMVRLGGVSIFLGNLVGLLIVWNAGGFGVLPQPAEYEIWGVTLGGVAFFLIGLADDLLTLPALLRLVLQFLVAAIVWAVGVKIRIITVPFGGTVDLGWLSLPLTTVWLVGIANAINFIDGVDGLAAGVSGIAALAMFFVCMLMGEPEAGLLAAALAGGALGFLRYNFNPAQIFMGDGGAYFMGFTLAGLGIIGLVKAYTAVAILLPLLILAVPIVDTSTVIFSRLRRGQSPFAADKRHLHHRLLKAGLSQRVTVLFIYCLTLWVGSLALALAGLPGGWGYAVAASLLMGFAAWYVWQRVRSSEND, from the coding sequence ATGCTGTACCACCTGATTGCCTTCCTTGCTGCCATTGCCGTTGTCCTGTTGGTCACCCCCATTGTCAATGACCTTGGACATAAAGCAGGGTTTGTGGATCAGCCCAATGAACGCAAGATTCATACCCGTCCCATGGTGCGCTTGGGGGGCGTCTCTATTTTTTTGGGCAATCTGGTGGGGCTACTGATTGTTTGGAATGCGGGGGGCTTTGGTGTTCTGCCTCAGCCGGCGGAGTATGAAATTTGGGGGGTCACCTTAGGAGGGGTGGCCTTTTTTCTCATTGGCCTCGCTGATGATCTATTGACTTTGCCAGCACTCCTGCGCCTTGTCCTGCAATTTCTAGTGGCGGCAATTGTTTGGGCCGTGGGCGTCAAAATTCGCATTATCACTGTGCCCTTTGGCGGCACCGTAGACTTAGGGTGGCTAAGTTTGCCCCTCACCACTGTCTGGCTTGTCGGCATTGCCAATGCCATTAACTTTATTGATGGTGTGGATGGCCTAGCCGCAGGGGTATCCGGCATTGCTGCCTTGGCCATGTTTTTTGTGTGTATGCTCATGGGGGAGCCAGAGGCGGGACTATTGGCTGCAGCCCTGGCAGGGGGTGCCTTAGGATTTCTGCGCTATAACTTCAATCCAGCCCAAATTTTCATGGGCGATGGCGGTGCCTACTTCATGGGCTTTACCCTGGCTGGCTTGGGGATCATTGGCCTGGTTAAGGCCTACACAGCAGTGGCGATTCTCCTGCCCCTATTGATTCTAGCGGTGCCCATTGTGGATACCTCAACGGTGATTTTTAGCCGGCTGCGGCGGGGGCAATCTCCCTTTGCAGCGGATAAGAGACACTTGCACCATCGCCTTCTCAAGGCGGGGCTGTCGCAGCGGGTGACGGTACTCTTTATCTATTGCTTAACCCTGTGGGTGGGCAGTCTTGCTTTAGCTTTGGCGGGTTTACCGGGAGGATGGGGCTATGCCGTGGCAGCGTCTCTGCTGATGGGCTTTGCCGCGTGGTATGTCTGGCAACGGGTGCGCAGCAGCGAAAATGACTGA
- a CDS encoding competence/damage-inducible protein A, whose product MSAEIICVGTELLLGEILNSNAQFLAQQLASLGIPHYYQTVVGDNPTRIKKVVAIACDRARLLIFTGGLGPTPDDLTTETLADFFATPLEERPEILADLERKYAHRGGFSPSNRKQALLPVGAQILPNPLGTAPGMIWQPRTGLTILTFPGVPAEMKQMWHETAVPFLCSQGWGKEVIYSRVLRFWGIPESMLAEKVAAQIAREHPTVAPYASNGEARLRITVRAKDEAEAQQLIQPVEAEIRQIIGLDCYGADEDTLAGVVARLLQERQQTVAVAESCTGGGLGEMLTRLPGSSLYFKGGVIAYANEIKVTLLGVNPEELEREGAVSAAVAAQMALGVKTRLASDWGVSITGIAGPGGATLRKPVGLVYIGVALPNGEVISREFRFSGQRGRDWVRYLSTMNALDLLRRQLLVNP is encoded by the coding sequence ATGAGTGCAGAAATTATTTGCGTAGGAACAGAATTGCTGCTGGGGGAGATTCTCAACAGTAATGCCCAATTTTTGGCCCAGCAACTAGCCAGCTTGGGGATTCCCCACTACTACCAAACAGTGGTCGGCGACAATCCGACTCGCATTAAAAAGGTGGTGGCCATTGCCTGCGATCGCGCCCGCCTCCTCATCTTTACCGGTGGCCTTGGCCCCACCCCCGATGATCTCACCACCGAGACCCTAGCGGATTTCTTTGCAACCCCCCTCGAAGAACGTCCCGAAATTCTTGCCGATTTAGAGCGCAAATATGCCCATCGGGGCGGCTTTAGTCCTAGTAACCGCAAGCAGGCTCTCCTGCCTGTGGGTGCCCAAATTCTCCCGAACCCCTTGGGGACTGCCCCCGGCATGATCTGGCAGCCGCGCACTGGCTTAACGATTCTCACCTTTCCCGGTGTCCCCGCTGAAATGAAGCAGATGTGGCACGAAACTGCCGTGCCTTTTTTGTGTTCCCAAGGGTGGGGCAAGGAAGTCATTTACAGCCGTGTACTGCGTTTCTGGGGCATTCCAGAATCCATGCTTGCAGAAAAAGTGGCCGCCCAAATTGCCCGCGAGCATCCCACTGTGGCTCCCTATGCCAGCAATGGCGAAGCCCGTCTGCGCATTACCGTACGTGCCAAGGATGAAGCAGAAGCCCAACAATTGATTCAACCCGTTGAAGCAGAAATTCGCCAAATTATTGGTTTAGATTGCTACGGTGCCGATGAGGATACCCTTGCTGGTGTAGTGGCACGACTGCTGCAAGAACGACAGCAAACAGTGGCGGTGGCAGAGTCCTGTACGGGTGGTGGCCTTGGGGAAATGCTGACACGACTGCCGGGGAGTTCCCTCTATTTCAAAGGGGGCGTCATTGCCTACGCCAACGAGATCAAGGTGACTCTTTTGGGGGTCAACCCCGAGGAGCTGGAGCGAGAGGGGGCGGTGAGTGCTGCGGTGGCTGCCCAAATGGCCCTGGGGGTCAAGACGCGCTTGGCCAGTGATTGGGGTGTGAGCATTACGGGGATTGCTGGTCCCGGCGGCGCAACCCTCAGGAAGCCAGTGGGACTGGTGTATATTGGGGTGGCCTTGCCCAATGGCGAGGTTATCAGCCGTGAGTTTCGCTTCAGTGGTCAGCGGGGACGCGATTGGGTACGCTATCTGAGCACGATGAATGCCCTAGATCTCCTGCGGCGACAGTTGTTGGTAAATCCATGA
- a CDS encoding NADH-quinone oxidoreductase subunit M translates to MLSFLLWVPLLGALGLSLLPAGSLGRTYRSLAAVVMAIALVVSLAIARLFDPGNAAPQLTEVIPWLEPLGLSYRLSVDGLSLPLLVLNNFLTLIALLATSVNLPRPRLYYPLVLLLNAGVSGAFLADNLLLFFLFYELELIPLYLLIAIWGGSRRSYAATKFLIYTAISGVLLLAGFLGLVWLADAPSFDFDPQLSTLLPLSSQLVLLGLILVGFGIKIPLVPFHTWLPDAHVEASTPISVLLAGVLLKLGTYGLVRFGVQLFPQAWQVLAPGLATWAVISVLYGSLMAIAQTDMKKMVAYSSIGHMGFVLLATATATPLSILAAIAQMMSHGLISALLFLLVGVVYEKTGSRNIEVLRGLLNPERGLPLIGSLMIVGVMASGGIPGMVGFVAEFLIFRSSFPTFPVQTLLCMVGTGLTSVYFLLLVNRVFFGRLPNELIDLPPVAWGDRLPSLLLATLILILGIVPNWLIHWSHTTVSLLVTAVATLPPP, encoded by the coding sequence CTGTTGAGTTTTCTCCTTTGGGTGCCGCTGTTGGGTGCCCTTGGCCTCAGCCTGTTGCCCGCTGGGAGTTTAGGGCGCACGTACCGCAGTTTAGCCGCTGTGGTGATGGCGATCGCCCTGGTGGTCAGTCTCGCGATCGCCCGTCTATTCGATCCCGGCAACGCAGCCCCACAACTAACCGAGGTGATTCCTTGGCTAGAGCCATTGGGCTTGAGCTATCGCCTGAGCGTGGATGGCCTGTCGCTGCCGCTATTGGTCTTAAATAATTTCCTGACGCTGATTGCCCTATTGGCCACTTCTGTCAACTTGCCCCGTCCTCGGTTGTATTACCCACTGGTACTGCTGTTGAATGCGGGTGTCAGTGGCGCCTTTTTAGCCGACAATTTGCTGCTGTTTTTCCTCTTCTATGAATTAGAGTTGATTCCCCTCTATCTTTTGATTGCCATTTGGGGTGGGTCGCGGCGAAGTTATGCGGCCACCAAGTTTCTAATTTACACAGCGATTTCGGGGGTTCTGCTGTTGGCGGGGTTTCTAGGACTAGTGTGGTTAGCCGATGCCCCCTCCTTTGACTTTGACCCCCAATTATCCACCCTCTTACCCTTAAGCTCACAACTGGTTCTGCTGGGGCTGATTTTGGTGGGCTTTGGCATCAAGATTCCCCTAGTGCCCTTCCATACTTGGCTACCGGATGCCCACGTCGAAGCCTCCACTCCCATTTCGGTGCTGCTGGCAGGGGTGCTCCTGAAACTAGGTACCTATGGGTTAGTGCGCTTTGGGGTGCAATTATTCCCGCAGGCATGGCAGGTCTTGGCGCCCGGGTTGGCCACTTGGGCGGTGATCAGTGTTCTCTACGGTTCTCTGATGGCGATCGCCCAAACGGATATGAAAAAAATGGTGGCCTACAGTTCCATTGGCCACATGGGGTTTGTCCTCTTAGCCACTGCCACGGCCACACCGCTGAGTATTTTGGCTGCTATTGCCCAAATGATGAGCCACGGGTTAATTTCTGCCCTTCTCTTTTTGCTGGTGGGGGTTGTCTATGAAAAAACTGGCAGCCGCAACATTGAGGTACTGCGGGGATTGCTCAACCCTGAGCGGGGGCTGCCCCTCATTGGCAGTCTGATGATTGTTGGGGTCATGGCCAGTGGCGGTATCCCCGGCATGGTGGGCTTTGTGGCGGAGTTCCTGATCTTCCGCAGTAGTTTTCCCACATTCCCAGTGCAAACGCTCCTCTGTATGGTGGGTACGGGCTTAACGTCAGTGTATTTTCTCCTGCTGGTGAACCGCGTCTTTTTTGGTCGTCTGCCCAATGAGTTGATAGATTTGCCGCCCGTTGCTTGGGGCGATCGCCTCCCCAGCCTCCTATTAGCCACGCTAATCTTGATCTTAGGGATTGTTCCCAACTGGCTGATCCATTGGAGTCACACCACGGTTAGCCTTCTTGTTACTGCTGTTGCGACGCTGCCCCCACCATGA
- the glyA gene encoding serine hydroxymethyltransferase, protein MTHIDWLVQTDPLVAEMVQREVQRQQQHLELIASENFTSPAVMAAQGTVLTNKYAEGLPGKRYYGGCEFVDEVEQLAIDRAKELFGAAHANVQPHSGAQANFAVFLALLNPGDTIMGMDLSHGGHLTHGSPVNVSGKWFNVVHYGVHPETERLDMDQVRDLARQHRPKLIICGYSAYPRVIPFAEFRQIADEVGAYLMADIAHIAGLVASGYHPNPVPLCDVVTTTTHKTLRGPRGGLILTRDEDLGKKLDKAVFPGTQGGPLEHVIAAKAVAFGEALKPEFKAYCGQVIRNAQALAAGLQARQLRLVSGGTDNHLMLIDLRSVNLTGKEADRLMGEIHITTNKNTIPFDPASPFVTSGLRLGTPALTTRGFTEVEFAEVAEIISDRLHAPEDEAIKNRCRERVAALCAQFPLYPHLQFPQPVLA, encoded by the coding sequence ATGACCCATATTGATTGGCTTGTGCAAACGGATCCGTTGGTCGCTGAAATGGTACAGCGGGAAGTCCAGCGGCAGCAGCAACACCTCGAACTGATTGCCAGTGAAAACTTTACTTCCCCTGCGGTGATGGCCGCTCAAGGGACAGTTCTCACCAATAAATACGCCGAGGGATTGCCGGGCAAACGCTACTACGGTGGCTGCGAGTTTGTGGATGAAGTGGAGCAACTGGCCATCGATCGCGCCAAGGAACTCTTTGGTGCTGCCCACGCCAACGTTCAGCCTCACTCCGGTGCCCAAGCCAATTTTGCCGTCTTTTTGGCCCTCCTCAATCCCGGGGACACGATTATGGGGATGGATTTGTCCCACGGTGGCCATCTAACCCACGGTTCCCCCGTCAACGTTTCCGGTAAATGGTTTAACGTCGTTCACTATGGTGTTCATCCTGAAACGGAACGCCTCGATATGGATCAGGTGCGGGATTTAGCACGGCAGCACCGTCCCAAGCTAATTATCTGTGGCTATTCCGCCTATCCTCGCGTCATTCCCTTTGCTGAGTTTCGCCAAATTGCCGATGAAGTGGGTGCCTATCTCATGGCTGATATTGCCCACATTGCCGGTTTAGTCGCCAGTGGTTACCATCCCAATCCCGTCCCCCTCTGCGATGTCGTGACAACCACCACCCATAAAACCCTGCGCGGTCCTCGCGGCGGCCTGATTCTGACCCGTGATGAAGACTTAGGCAAAAAGTTGGATAAAGCGGTTTTTCCCGGTACCCAAGGGGGGCCACTGGAGCATGTGATTGCCGCTAAGGCCGTGGCCTTTGGTGAGGCTCTCAAACCAGAATTCAAAGCCTATTGTGGGCAAGTGATTCGCAACGCCCAAGCCCTCGCTGCGGGGCTGCAAGCGCGGCAACTGCGCCTTGTTTCAGGAGGCACCGATAACCATTTGATGCTCATTGACCTGCGATCGGTGAATCTAACGGGCAAAGAGGCCGATCGCCTTATGGGGGAAATCCATATCACCACCAATAAAAACACCATTCCCTTTGACCCCGCCTCCCCTTTTGTTACCAGTGGTCTGCGTTTGGGAACGCCAGCCTTGACAACCCGTGGCTTCACAGAAGTCGAGTTTGCAGAAGTAGCTGAAATCATTAGCGATCGCCTGCATGCCCCAGAGGATGAAGCCATCAAAAATCGCTGCCGCGAGCGGGTGGCTGCCCTCTGCGCTCAATTTCCCCTCTATCCCCACTTGCAATTCCCGCAACCAGTGCTAGCCTAA
- a CDS encoding glycosyltransferase family 9 protein yields MKNIVALVPGGIGDQILFFPTLDDLKAHFPEAQLDVVVEPRAMAAYQLSGSVHQVIPFDFKDRNALADWANLIGRLREGEYDAILSLGRSKAVRFLLWLTGIPKRVGFAKLNPLGFLTDAIPVNLEQYSAATYHDLLKAFGITSPCPLPKAVITAEDRQWATAEQQRLGLSSGYRLLHGGSSQMALSKGINKIYPPTRWVEVIQTLAQEEPHLPFIVVCGPEDQAWVRALTQALPDIKISYPPDLRKLAALMQQAQQMLCTDSGPMHIGVAVGTPLVALFGPTDPAKLLPADPRFRAVKSPTGNIGDIPVSAVIEVARHA; encoded by the coding sequence ATGAAAAATATCGTGGCACTGGTACCCGGCGGCATTGGTGATCAAATCTTATTTTTTCCCACCCTTGATGATCTCAAAGCCCATTTTCCAGAGGCGCAGTTGGATGTGGTGGTTGAACCCCGGGCCATGGCTGCCTACCAACTCAGTGGCAGCGTTCACCAAGTCATTCCCTTTGACTTCAAAGACCGCAATGCCCTGGCGGATTGGGCAAACCTGATTGGCAGGCTGCGGGAGGGGGAGTACGACGCCATTCTTTCCCTAGGGCGGAGTAAAGCGGTGCGCTTTCTACTGTGGCTGACGGGGATTCCCAAGCGAGTCGGCTTTGCCAAACTCAATCCCTTGGGATTTCTCACCGATGCCATCCCTGTCAACCTTGAGCAGTACAGTGCCGCCACCTACCACGATTTACTCAAAGCCTTTGGGATCACTAGCCCCTGTCCCTTGCCCAAGGCAGTGATTACCGCTGAAGATCGGCAGTGGGCAACTGCGGAGCAGCAACGCTTAGGCCTTTCCAGTGGGTATCGCCTCTTGCACGGCGGCTCTAGTCAAATGGCTCTCAGCAAGGGGATTAACAAAATTTACCCCCCCACCCGTTGGGTTGAGGTTATCCAGACACTGGCACAGGAGGAGCCGCATCTGCCCTTTATTGTGGTCTGTGGGCCTGAGGATCAAGCATGGGTGAGGGCGCTGACGCAGGCGCTACCCGACATTAAAATTAGCTATCCTCCAGATTTGCGCAAACTGGCGGCGCTGATGCAACAGGCACAACAGATGCTCTGTACCGACAGTGGCCCAATGCATATTGGGGTAGCCGTGGGGACTCCCCTTGTGGCGCTTTTTGGCCCTACGGATCCCGCCAAGCTCCTGCCAGCGGATCCGCGCTTTCGCGCTGTCAAATCCCCTACTGGGAATATCGGTGATATTCCTGTGTCCGCTGTGATTGAGGTGGCTCGCCATGCCTAG
- a CDS encoding DUF2997 domain-containing protein — MLETLEFVIYPDGRVVETVTGISGASCAEVTAAIEAQLGCVISQQPTAEYYASQEEANQLVVQSVPSQW; from the coding sequence ATGCTAGAAACCCTTGAATTTGTTATTTATCCCGATGGCCGCGTCGTTGAAACGGTGACGGGAATTTCTGGGGCATCCTGTGCTGAGGTGACTGCTGCCATTGAAGCACAACTCGGATGTGTCATTAGCCAACAGCCCACCGCAGAATATTACGCTTCCCAAGAGGAAGCAAATCAATTGGTTGTTCAATCTGTCCCCTCCCAGTGGTAA
- a CDS encoding IS481-like element ISTel1 family transposase, with protein sequence MPRIHANARTTPRIRREIQQAPASISHRELARRYGIHRHTVAKWRKRATVEDKSTRPHRLQTTLTEAQELVIVEVRKLLLLPLDDLLVLARTFLNPNLSRSALDRCLRRHGVSNLRILQKERESLEGSPKSTTRQFKAYAPGFIHIDVKYLPQMPDEEQRRYLFVAIDRATRWVYLAIHEEKSAESATRFLANVLANAPFVVRTVLTDNGKEFTDRFSSAGERQPTGHHPFDQLCREKRITHRLIQPRHPQTNGMVERFNGRIAEILRAERFVSAADLQETLTRYLWAYNHRIPQRVLGHMTPIEKLRWWQTERPDLFVSRVDNVTGLDTYATTA encoded by the coding sequence ATGCCACGTATTCATGCCAACGCCCGAACGACACCCCGAATTCGCCGTGAAATCCAACAAGCACCGGCTTCGATCAGTCATCGCGAGCTTGCCAGACGTTACGGGATCCACCGGCACACGGTAGCGAAATGGCGTAAGCGCGCAACCGTTGAAGACAAAAGCACCCGCCCGCACCGCCTGCAAACGACGCTTACGGAAGCGCAAGAGCTTGTGATCGTTGAGGTGCGTAAGCTCCTTTTGCTGCCTCTTGATGACCTTCTCGTTCTTGCCCGGACGTTCCTCAACCCCAATCTGAGCCGCTCAGCGCTGGATCGCTGCCTGCGTCGCCACGGAGTCTCGAACCTCAGGATACTGCAAAAGGAACGCGAAAGCCTCGAAGGCAGTCCCAAAAGCACCACGCGGCAGTTCAAAGCGTACGCACCTGGGTTCATCCACATCGACGTCAAATACCTGCCACAAATGCCGGATGAGGAGCAGCGCCGCTACCTCTTTGTCGCGATTGATCGGGCAACGCGCTGGGTCTATTTGGCAATCCACGAGGAGAAGAGCGCAGAATCGGCAACGCGCTTTCTTGCAAATGTCCTTGCCAACGCTCCTTTCGTGGTGCGTACGGTGCTGACTGATAACGGCAAGGAGTTTACCGACCGTTTCTCCTCCGCAGGCGAACGCCAACCCACGGGACACCATCCGTTTGATCAGCTCTGTCGTGAAAAGCGCATCACCCATCGGCTCATCCAACCCCGCCATCCGCAAACCAACGGGATGGTGGAACGCTTCAACGGCCGCATTGCGGAGATTCTGCGCGCTGAACGCTTTGTCTCGGCAGCCGACTTGCAAGAGACGCTCACGCGATACCTTTGGGCGTACAATCACCGCATTCCCCAACGCGTTTTGGGCCACATGACTCCCATTGAGAAACTGCGATGGTGGCAAACTGAGCGACCAGACCTCTTCGTTTCAAGGGTAGATAATGTCACGGGTCTTGACACCTATGCAACAACGGCGTAG